The genomic interval ATACACCAGCACGACGAAAAACCGCCCCAAGCTTTTGGGATTTTCGACGAAAATGGCCGCCTCATGTGTTTTTACACCTACGAAACCAACATCAGCGACGGCTGGGCAGACCCCGACACCCACAAGGACCCGCCCGAGCTGCGTGAAACCGCGCTGCGCTTTGGCTGCAACATCATCTACTATCTGCTGACCCGGGGTTGAGATGCGCATTTGTGTGGTTTCGGATGTACATCTAAAATACGCGCCCTGGGACGCCGCCGACCGGGAAAACGCCCGCGCTTTCCAATCTTTCCTGAAAGAATCTGTGGGTAAATACGATTTGCTGGTGCTGAACGGCGATATTTTCGACCTCTGGTTCGATTGGAAATCCCTCATCATCAAGGAATATTTTCCCGTTTTACACCGCTTGGCGGAACTGAGCGAAAACGGCTGCAAACTCGTGATGATTAGCGGAAACCACGATTTTTGGTTCAACGACTTTTTCAGTAAACACCTGAACGCCATCGTCCGCGACCAATCCCACGTGATAAACGCGGATGGAAAAAAGATGTATTTCACGCATGGCGACCTTTACACATATAACGATATAC from Candidatus Cloacimonadota bacterium carries:
- a CDS encoding UDP-2,3-diacylglucosamine diphosphatase, with protein sequence MVSDVHLKYAPWDAADRENARAFQSFLKESVGKYDLLVLNGDIFDLWFDWKSLIIKEYFPVLHRLAELSENGCKLVMISGNHDFWFNDFFSKHLNAIVRDQSHVINADGKKMYFTHGDLYTYNDIRYKILRGLIRLRISKGIFSLFHPEFALRLGAKLSRSSRFRQVPALMQRKKSEGLEHHASYKVKRKGYDIVCMGHSHKPEIMRMDSGVYANSGDWTRHRSYLEIIDGEISLKYYHEQGDKPC